A window of the Pseudomonas furukawaii genome harbors these coding sequences:
- a CDS encoding adenosine deaminase: MYDWLNALPKAELHLHLEGSLEPELLFALAERNKIALPWADVESLRSAYAFNNLQEFLDLYYQGAGVLRTEQDFYDLTWAYLQRCKAQNVIHTEPFFDPQTHTDRGIPFEVVLSGIRQALEDGREQLGISSGLILSFLRHLSEEEAQKTLDQALPFRDAFIAVGLDSSEKGHPPSKFQRVFDRARAEGFLTVAHAGEEGPPEYIWEALDLLKIERIDHGVRAIEDERLMQRIIDEQIPLTVCPLSNIKLCVFQHMGQHNILDMLERGVKVTVNSDDPAYFGGYVTENFAALHQHLGMTQDQARRLAQNSLDARLVK; the protein is encoded by the coding sequence ATGTACGACTGGCTCAACGCCTTGCCCAAGGCCGAACTGCACCTGCACCTGGAAGGCTCCCTGGAACCCGAACTGCTGTTCGCCCTGGCCGAGCGCAACAAGATCGCCCTGCCCTGGGCCGATGTGGAAAGCCTGCGCAGCGCCTACGCCTTCAACAACCTGCAGGAGTTCCTCGACCTCTACTACCAGGGCGCCGGCGTCCTGCGCACCGAGCAGGACTTCTACGACCTGACCTGGGCCTACCTGCAGCGCTGCAAGGCGCAGAACGTGATCCACACCGAACCCTTCTTCGACCCCCAGACCCACACCGACCGGGGCATCCCCTTCGAGGTGGTGCTCAGCGGCATCCGCCAGGCCCTGGAAGACGGCCGCGAACAACTGGGCATCAGCAGCGGCCTGATCCTCAGCTTCCTCCGCCACCTCTCCGAGGAAGAGGCCCAGAAGACCCTCGACCAGGCCCTGCCCTTCCGTGACGCCTTCATCGCCGTGGGCCTGGACAGCTCCGAGAAAGGCCACCCGCCGAGCAAGTTCCAGCGCGTGTTCGACCGCGCCCGCGCCGAAGGCTTCCTCACCGTCGCCCACGCCGGCGAGGAAGGCCCGCCGGAGTACATCTGGGAAGCCCTGGACCTGCTGAAGATCGAACGTATCGACCACGGCGTACGCGCCATCGAGGACGAGCGCCTGATGCAGCGCATCATCGACGAGCAGATCCCCCTGACCGTCTGCCCGCTGTCCAACATCAAGCTCTGCGTGTTCCAGCACATGGGCCAGCACAACATCCTCGACATGCTGGAACGCGGCGTGAAGGTGACGGTGAACTCCGACGATCCCGCCTATTTTGGCGGCTACGTCACCGAGAACTTCGCCGCCCTGCACCAACACCTGGGCATGACCCAGGACCAGGCCCGCCGCCTGGCGCAGAACAGCCTCGATGCCCGCCTGGTGAAATGA
- a CDS encoding lytic polysaccharide monooxygenase, whose translation MSNTQRSLRKLPLALAVGLAALASQQAFSHGYIETPKSRAMLCAAVGGNQNANCGPIQYEPQSIEYGPHAAHQHKGAYCGGSFMECGPADGFIPAGGLNGIGQLNEQTATRWTKTTIKPGPMDFVWKYTAGHATAYWEFYITKKDWNPNKPLTRDSFESTPLLHEAFSQGLNPKPRDGGRSTHRLNIPADRSGYHVILATWRIADTANTFYQTVDVNIEKQGGGVTPPAPTWNVIGAVQPETLQVGDTVRARVFTQAGEQAGRQVELRIESDNQAQADNWPYLLAQKVNAANLGYKMGELNKDGEVVPNYGRNSIQVKADSDVVRVEIQKEQPSIPSSLDLTGLASSYQIKDGKADLHFNAIAHGGDFTVDATVYNAKGESIAYQHQDRGNTPHFHMSLDKAEAGAYDLVVIATPKKGDPLQQTHSFTLLAEQGVEPPVPDDQPGDDRDPGEVEQPGHGGHYQHVFPEGLKGYTAGTTVLARDGNRYECLPFPNSGYCVQWSPSANQYEPGVGLYWKMAWKRL comes from the coding sequence ATGTCCAACACCCAACGCTCCCTGCGCAAGCTGCCCCTGGCCCTCGCCGTCGGCCTCGCCGCCCTGGCCTCGCAACAGGCCTTCTCCCACGGCTACATCGAGACCCCGAAATCCCGCGCCATGCTCTGCGCGGCGGTGGGCGGCAACCAGAACGCCAACTGCGGCCCGATCCAGTACGAGCCCCAGAGCATCGAATACGGCCCCCACGCCGCCCACCAGCACAAGGGCGCCTACTGCGGCGGCAGCTTCATGGAATGCGGCCCTGCCGACGGCTTCATTCCCGCCGGCGGCCTCAACGGCATCGGCCAGCTGAACGAGCAGACCGCCACCCGCTGGACCAAGACCACCATCAAGCCCGGCCCGATGGACTTCGTCTGGAAGTACACCGCCGGCCACGCCACCGCCTACTGGGAGTTCTACATCACCAAGAAGGACTGGAACCCCAACAAGCCCCTGACCCGTGATTCCTTCGAGTCCACCCCGCTGCTCCACGAGGCCTTCAGCCAGGGCCTCAACCCGAAGCCGCGCGACGGTGGCCGCTCCACCCACCGCCTGAACATCCCCGCCGATCGCAGCGGCTACCACGTGATCCTGGCCACCTGGCGCATCGCCGACACCGCCAACACCTTCTACCAGACGGTGGATGTGAACATCGAGAAACAGGGCGGCGGCGTGACCCCGCCGGCGCCCACGTGGAACGTCATCGGCGCCGTGCAGCCGGAGACCCTGCAGGTGGGCGATACCGTCAGGGCCCGCGTGTTCACCCAGGCGGGCGAGCAGGCCGGCCGCCAGGTCGAACTGCGGATCGAAAGCGACAACCAGGCCCAGGCCGACAACTGGCCCTACCTGCTGGCGCAGAAGGTCAACGCCGCCAACCTCGGCTACAAGATGGGCGAGCTGAACAAGGACGGCGAGGTGGTGCCGAACTACGGCCGCAACAGCATCCAGGTCAAGGCCGACAGCGACGTGGTGCGCGTGGAGATCCAGAAGGAGCAGCCGAGCATCCCGTCCAGCCTGGACCTGACCGGCCTGGCGTCGAGCTATCAGATCAAGGACGGCAAGGCCGACCTGCACTTCAACGCCATCGCCCACGGCGGCGATTTCACCGTCGACGCCACCGTCTACAACGCCAAGGGCGAGAGCATCGCCTACCAGCACCAGGATCGCGGCAACACCCCGCACTTCCACATGTCCCTGGACAAGGCGGAAGCCGGCGCCTACGACCTGGTGGTGATCGCCACGCCGAAGAAGGGCGATCCGCTGCAGCAGACCCACAGCTTCACCCTGCTCGCCGAGCAGGGCGTGGAACCGCCGGTCCCGGACGACCAGCCGGGCGACGACCGCGATCCGGGCGAAGTCGAGCAGCCGGGCCATGGCGGCCACTACCAGCACGTCTTCCCCGAGGGCCTGAAGGGCTACACCGCGGGCACCACCGTGCTGGCCAGGGACGGTAACCGCTACGAGTGCCTGCCCTTCCCCAACAGCGGCTACTGCGTGCAATGGAGCCCCAGCGCCAACCAGTACGAGCCGGGTGTGGGCCTCTACTGGAAGATGGCCTGGAAGCGCCTCTGA
- a CDS encoding response regulator transcription factor, translating to MRTRTLIVDDHPITLIGMRALLTTCDNLEVVAEAHSADALFERLEQQDCDLLVTDLMMPGSRQVDGIRLIQRLRRRYPELAIIVVTMLDNPALITTLLRLGIQGLVSKRGLLQDLPHAIRGRRGAPYLSPSLRRLLALGEAEYGKPLAEADGLSPREVEVLRLYGSGLSIGEIASQLARTKQTISAQKTSAMRKLGLDTNAALYLYIQEHGLA from the coding sequence ATGCGAACCCGAACCCTCATCGTCGATGACCATCCCATCACCCTGATCGGCATGCGTGCATTGCTGACCACCTGCGACAACCTTGAGGTGGTCGCCGAGGCCCACAGCGCGGACGCCCTGTTCGAGCGCCTGGAACAGCAGGACTGCGACCTGCTGGTGACCGACCTGATGATGCCCGGCAGCCGCCAGGTGGACGGCATCCGCCTGATCCAGCGGCTGCGCCGGCGCTACCCGGAGCTGGCGATCATCGTCGTCACCATGCTCGACAACCCGGCCCTGATCACCACCCTGCTGCGCCTGGGCATCCAGGGCCTGGTGAGCAAGCGCGGCCTGCTCCAGGACCTGCCCCATGCCATTCGCGGCCGTCGCGGCGCGCCCTACCTGTCCCCCTCCCTGCGCCGCCTGCTGGCCCTCGGCGAGGCCGAGTACGGCAAGCCCCTGGCCGAGGCCGACGGCCTATCGCCACGGGAAGTGGAAGTCCTGCGCCTGTACGGCAGCGGCCTCAGCATCGGCGAGATCGCCAGCCAGCTGGCACGCACCAAGCAGACCATCAGCGCGCAGAAGACCAGCGCCATGCGCAAGCTGGGCCTGGATACCAACGCCGCCCTGTACCTCTATATCCAGGAACATGGCCTGGCCTGA
- a CDS encoding ATP-binding protein, with protein MPSRLRRFRRPMPACACLLPLTCWALPLPTRLPRPGVLLEEARHLPTGVWQTLLLITLVVVLSLLWNWRLQVQIRERRAAQNLLQDQLAFQFSLLNGLPTPLYVRDLEGRLTTCNRAYETFFGSTLEALRGTRVQEQALAPAGLAELLEQEHQRLLEHRQPRYFDCCIERDGRPHHVYQWLVPFYSARGRLQGLLGGWIDISERKRLELALREARRQALEASAAKGEFLAAMSHELRTPLNALVGLLELEVTRTPAPSENLRVAQQSANAMMELIGNILDLDKIESGQMHLQPRPTNLVPLLEGSRELFAAQARQRGVALRLRCALPAERRYRLDPLRLRQVLHNLLGNALKFTPSGHVELAVRARDGGPGLSRLEFRVSDTGIGIPRDVQPHIFEPYRQAHGEISSLGKGSGLGLKICDQLVRLMGGRIHLDSDAGQGCRIGFTLEAEWEQGGVAMQALAPSPAPAGEPGAAGLRVLVVDDVPVNGLVLQQQLAALGHDARVLDCGREALEAWKGGGFDVLISDCNMPGLDGYALASAVRAWEREQGRAPATLIGYTASAVAQEAERCQRAGMDDLLIKPVTLAALREVLPAIVPREVAAGFDLGHLERLPGFDAQALERLLDELERTLQAELAALDACPPGDRAESIAQDAHRLSGLACTIDAPELLGACRELERAGDPQALARARSLLRRRLEQLLAGLRRRRGGT; from the coding sequence ATGCCTTCCCGCCTCCGGCGCTTCCGACGACCGATGCCGGCCTGCGCCTGCCTGCTGCCCCTGACCTGCTGGGCGCTTCCGCTGCCCACGCGCCTGCCCCGGCCCGGCGTCCTCCTTGAGGAGGCCAGGCACCTGCCCACCGGGGTCTGGCAGACGCTGCTGCTGATCACCCTGGTGGTGGTGCTGTCGCTGCTGTGGAACTGGCGCCTGCAGGTCCAGATCCGCGAGCGCCGTGCCGCCCAGAACCTGCTCCAGGACCAGTTGGCCTTCCAGTTCTCGCTGCTCAACGGCCTGCCGACGCCCCTCTACGTGCGCGACCTGGAGGGCCGTCTGACCACCTGCAACCGCGCCTACGAAACCTTCTTCGGCAGCACCCTCGAAGCGCTGCGGGGCACCCGGGTGCAGGAGCAGGCGCTGGCCCCGGCGGGGCTCGCCGAACTGCTGGAACAGGAGCACCAGCGGCTGCTGGAGCATCGCCAGCCGCGCTACTTCGACTGCTGCATCGAGCGCGACGGCAGGCCCCACCACGTCTACCAGTGGCTGGTGCCCTTCTACAGCGCCCGGGGCCGCCTCCAGGGCCTGCTCGGCGGCTGGATCGACATCAGCGAGCGCAAGCGCCTGGAGCTGGCGCTCCGCGAAGCCCGTCGCCAGGCCCTGGAAGCCAGCGCCGCGAAGGGCGAGTTCCTCGCCGCCATGAGCCACGAGCTGCGCACCCCGCTGAACGCCCTGGTGGGGTTGCTGGAGCTGGAGGTTACCCGGACCCCGGCACCCTCGGAGAACCTGCGGGTGGCCCAGCAGTCGGCCAACGCCATGATGGAGCTGATCGGCAACATCCTCGACCTGGACAAGATCGAGTCAGGGCAGATGCACCTGCAGCCCCGCCCCACGAACCTGGTGCCCCTGCTGGAGGGCAGCCGCGAACTGTTCGCCGCCCAGGCCCGCCAGCGCGGGGTGGCGCTGCGCCTGCGCTGCGCCCTGCCCGCCGAGCGCCGCTACCGCCTCGACCCGCTGCGCCTGCGCCAGGTGCTGCACAACCTCCTGGGCAACGCCCTGAAGTTCACCCCCAGCGGTCATGTGGAACTGGCCGTGCGGGCCCGTGACGGCGGCCCGGGCCTGAGCCGCCTGGAGTTCCGCGTCAGCGACACCGGCATCGGCATCCCCCGGGACGTGCAGCCCCACATCTTCGAGCCCTACCGCCAGGCCCACGGGGAGATCTCCTCCCTCGGCAAGGGCTCGGGCCTGGGCCTGAAGATCTGCGACCAGCTGGTGCGGCTGATGGGCGGACGCATCCACCTGGACAGCGACGCCGGCCAGGGTTGCCGGATCGGCTTCACCCTGGAGGCGGAATGGGAGCAGGGCGGCGTCGCGATGCAGGCCCTGGCGCCGTCGCCGGCACCGGCGGGCGAACCCGGCGCCGCCGGACTGCGGGTGCTGGTGGTGGACGATGTCCCGGTCAATGGCCTGGTGCTGCAGCAGCAACTGGCGGCCCTGGGCCACGACGCCCGGGTCCTCGACTGCGGCCGCGAGGCCCTGGAAGCCTGGAAGGGCGGCGGTTTCGACGTGCTGATCAGCGACTGCAACATGCCCGGCCTCGACGGTTACGCCCTGGCCAGCGCGGTGCGCGCCTGGGAGCGCGAACAGGGGCGCGCGCCGGCCACCCTCATCGGCTACACCGCCAGCGCCGTGGCCCAGGAAGCCGAACGCTGCCAGCGGGCGGGCATGGACGACCTGCTGATCAAGCCGGTGACCCTGGCCGCGCTGCGGGAGGTGCTGCCCGCGATCGTCCCCCGGGAGGTCGCCGCCGGCTTCGACCTGGGCCATCTGGAACGCCTGCCGGGCTTCGATGCCCAGGCCCTGGAGCGATTGCTCGACGAACTGGAGCGCACCCTGCAGGCGGAGCTGGCCGCCCTCGACGCCTGCCCGCCCGGCGACCGGGCGGAATCCATCGCCCAGGACGCCCATCGCCTCAGCGGCCTGGCCTGCACCATTGACGCGCCCGAACTGCTGGGGGCCTGCCGCGAACTAGAGCGGGCCGGCGACCCGCAGGCCCTGGCGCGCGCCCGGTCCCTGCTGCGCCGGCGCCTGGAGCAACTGCTGGCGGGCCTGCGCCGCCGGCGTGGCGGGACCTGA
- a CDS encoding 2-oxoglutarate and iron-dependent oxygenase domain-containing protein, producing MNPLPLIDIAPLYGDNHQAWQQVAEQIDAACRDRGFFYITGHPIGPARFKDLLDAAKTFFALPEAEKLKIDITRTAHHRGYGAIATEQLDPNQPSDLKETFDMGFHLGADHPEVLAGKPLRGPNRHPDLPGWATLLERHYADMQALAQTLLRAIALALGIERDFFDQRFNEPISVFRMIHYPPRHTARSADQPGAGAHTDYGCITLLYQDDAGGLQVRDVRGEWIDAPPIPGSFVVNLGDMMARWSNDRYRSTPHRVISPLGVDRYSMPFFAEPHPDTVISCLPNCSGPGNPPRYPPVTSADYLLSRFADTYAYRREETT from the coding sequence ATGAACCCGCTTCCCCTCATCGACATCGCCCCGCTCTATGGCGACAACCACCAGGCCTGGCAGCAGGTGGCCGAGCAGATCGACGCCGCCTGCCGCGACCGGGGCTTCTTCTACATCACCGGCCATCCCATCGGCCCGGCCCGCTTCAAGGACCTGCTGGACGCGGCGAAAACCTTCTTCGCCCTGCCCGAAGCGGAGAAGCTGAAGATCGACATCACCCGCACCGCCCACCACCGGGGCTACGGCGCCATCGCCACCGAGCAGTTGGACCCGAACCAGCCCAGCGACCTCAAGGAAACCTTCGACATGGGCTTCCACCTGGGCGCCGACCACCCCGAAGTGCTGGCCGGCAAGCCCCTGCGTGGCCCCAACCGCCACCCCGACCTGCCCGGCTGGGCGACGTTGCTGGAGCGGCACTACGCCGACATGCAGGCCCTGGCCCAGACCCTGCTGCGGGCCATCGCCCTGGCGCTGGGCATCGAGCGCGACTTCTTCGACCAGCGTTTCAATGAACCCATCAGCGTGTTCCGCATGATCCACTACCCGCCGCGCCACACCGCGCGCTCCGCCGACCAGCCGGGAGCCGGCGCCCACACCGACTACGGCTGCATCACCCTGCTCTACCAGGACGATGCCGGTGGACTGCAGGTACGCGACGTCCGGGGCGAGTGGATCGACGCGCCGCCGATCCCGGGGAGCTTCGTGGTCAACCTCGGCGACATGATGGCGCGCTGGAGCAACGACAGGTACAGATCCACCCCGCACCGGGTGATCAGCCCGCTGGGGGTGGACCGCTACTCCATGCCCTTCTTCGCCGAGCCGCATCCGGACACGGTGATCAGCTGCCTGCCCAACTGCTCGGGCCCCGGCAACCCGCCCAGGTACCCGCCGGTGACCAGCGCCGATTACCTGCTCTCGCGCTTCGCCGACACCTATGCCTACCGGCGGGAGGAGACGACCTGA